In Aedes albopictus strain Foshan chromosome 3, AalbF5, whole genome shotgun sequence, the following are encoded in one genomic region:
- the LOC109413737 gene encoding leukocyte elastase inhibitor, giving the protein MKLLIVLSVCLVLTKAQKHYYGPRRNRQTTTVAPDNSNNFTDERDCDETVGAGADPWACLCKQFNFQRETCKEDIQKYLPSQPNSRICTDHRHYYIGLDNRCQEEHALESSNDPAGKAMQFALDLFQAADNKNPNENFIISPLSPQVLLAQLIESCSPKAREEMLKVLKLNGKEAASLVDALAAAANKDSTNNKLDIASVFFKAKDLELKTPFRDAAKHNNIRMKDLDFANAHQAANIVNEWANTQTRGNIPQVITDQGISPDMMMLLVNAIYFKGTWLYKFNETETNKRATFESSKNNKMPVHMMSQTNKLRFGEINYGMYSDSEQGLRWVELPYDGDELSMIVLLPKTQFQLDEMVRRANGSHFQEIFQVIRRNHNPLKIHLKMPRFTIKTSVSLVEPLKKLGIREIFEDDNPLPELFKSPARVGDVKQDAFLKVDELGTTATAVSRVTIIPLSLNYNEDIYFNCNEPFMVMVVDKTRQIPLFMAKIRKPEKPKADQGRVQA; this is encoded by the exons tctgtcttgtgTTAACAAAAGCACAAAAACATTACTATGGACCGCGTAGAAATCGGCAAACCACAACTGTAGCACCAGATAATTCCAATAATTTCACCGATGAAAGAGATTGCGACGAGACGGTAGGTGCTGGTGCCGACCCTTGGGCATGTCTGTGCAAACAGTTCAATTTCCAGCGAGAGACATGTAAAGAAGACATCCAAAAATATTTGCCCTCGCAGCCCAACTCGCGAATTTGCACGGATCACCGCCATTACTACATTGGTCTGGATAATCGCTGTCAGGAAGAGCATGCTTTGGAATCTTCCAACGATCCTGCAGGAAAGGCGATGCAGTTCGCTCTGGATCTTTTCCAAGCTGCTGATAACAAAAATCCAAATGAAAACTTTATCATTAGTCCGTTGTCTCCACAAGTGTTGCTGGCGCAATTGATTGAAAGCTGCTCCCCGAAGGCACGTGAGGAAATGTTGAAAGTTCTGAAGCTAAACGGAAAAGAAGCGGCCTCTTTGGTCGATGCCCTAGCGGCGGCGGCCAACAAGGATTCCACTAACAACAAGCTGGATATTGCATCTGTGTTTTTCAAAGCAAAGGACCTCGAATTAAAGACTCCTTTCCGTGATGCAGCAAAGCACAACAATATTAGAATGAAAGATCTTGACTTTGCAAATGCACACCAGGCTGCAAATATTGTTAACGAATGGGCTAACACTCAAACCCGAGGAAATATTCCACAGGTTATAACAGACC AGGGTATCTCTCCGGACATGATGATGCTCCTAGTGAACGCAATCTACTTCAAGGGTACCTGGTTGTATAAATTCAACGAAACGGAAACAAACAAACGGGCTACATTCGAATCTTCCAAAAATAATAAGATGCCGGTCCATATGATGTCGCAGACAAACAAACTTCGCTTCGGTGAAATCAACTATGGCATGTACTCCGACTCGGAGCAAGGATTGCGTTGGGTCGAGCTACCGTATGATGGCGACGAGCTGTCGATGATTGTTCTTCTCCCAAAGACCCAATTCCAATTGGACGAAATGGTGCGCCGTGCCAATGGAAGccacttccaggaaattttccaagtgATCCGCCGGAATCACAATCCGCTCAAGATTCACCTCAAAATGCCCCGATTCACCATTAAAACCTCGGTTTCGTTGGTTGAACCACTGAAGAAG CTCGGCATCAGGGAAATCTTCGAGGATGACAACCCTCTGCCGGAACTGTTTAAGTCGCCCGCCAGAGTGGGAGACGTCAAGCAGGATGCGTTCCTCAAAGTGGACGAACTTGGCACGACGGCAACCGCCGTCAGCAGGGTGACGATTATTCCCCTCAGTTTGAACTATAACGAAGATATTTATTTCAACTGCAACGAGCCCTTCATGGTGATGGTGGTTGATAAAACTCGCCAGATTCCACTGTTCATGGCCAAGATTCGGAAGCCGGAGAAGCCAAAGGCGGACCAAGGAAGGGTACAAGCATAA